Genomic window (Flavobacterium oreochromis):
TCTATCAAAGTAGCAACTATTGCCTTCATCCTTTCGTTCTTACATTATTCAAACATTTATATACTTACCAATTACGTTCAAAAATTAATTAAATAACACTATTATGGAAACTTCAAAAATTTTAATCGGTTATGCTTTTTATTTACCTATTGCTTTTTTCTTAACCTATTATGTGTCAAAAACATTATTCAAAAATAGCAAAACATTTATGCTAGACATTTTTAATGGAAGAGAAGAAATTGCGTTGGCGACCAACAAATTATTTGAAACTGGATTTTATTTACTAAACCTTGGTTTTGCGTTAATGATTTTAGAATTAAGCCTTACGCAAAACACCTATCAAGAACTGGTGGAAGATTTGAGTTATAAAATTGGTGGTTTTTCTATTTACTTAGGTATAATGCTTTTCTTCAATTTGTACTTATTCTTTAGAGGAAAAAGAAAAGCCCGTCAAAATAGAGATGCAAACTTCCAAACAGCATAAAGAATTAAACCCGACAGGTTTTAAAAATCTGTCGGGGTTTTAAAAAAATGAGATGAAAACGCTAAAAAACCAAACCATCCTCTACTACGAAGAATGTCCGTTATGCCAAACCTACACTTCTGCGTTTATAGCTACAGGAATGTTGGATAAAAATGGTAGAAAACCCTATCAAGAAATCAATACTCACGAAATTCCTTTCTTAGATAGCAAATGAGATTGCATTAATCGATTATCAAAACCAAAAAGTCATTTATGGTATAGATAGTTTACTCAAAATTATTGGTCATTCTTTTCCTTTAATTAAAACCATTGGAGAATTTAAAGCTATTAACTTTTTACTAAAGAAATTCTATTCTTTTATTTCTTATAACCGAAAAGTAATAATGCCGAGTACTGAAAAGAAAGAACAATCTTGCAAATGCGAACCTTCTTTCAACGTAAAGTACAGATTATTTTATCTATTTTTTGGCTTAGGTATAACAACCATAGTGTTTTTCAAATTTTCTGAAGACATTCCTTTTATCCCAAAAAGCAATATCAGCAGAGAAGCAGCAATTGCCATAGGACAACTTGTATTTCAAAGTCTTTTTCTTTTGAATCGGGATTATAAAACAATCTTGAATTACTTAGGCAATGTAATGACCGTTTCATTATACGGTTGTCTATTGCTCACCCCTATTCTTTTGAGTAGCCTATTTATAAAAATAAATCCAATGGTAGCATTGGCTTGGTTTGGAATCACTGTAACACTAATGTTAGCCGAACATACTAAAAGAATAACAATTTTACAACTTCCAAAGTATCTATCAGCTACTTGGGTATTATATCGACTCCTCATTCTTTTTCTCATTTTAAATCAAGTATTATGAAAATAGTTATTAGTGCAGGAACAGGTTTTTTAGGGCAAGTTCTTGTGGAGTACTTCAAAAAAGACAATAATGAAATCATTGTTCTAACTCGTGGAAGAGCTAAAACAAAAGACAATGTTCATTACGTACATTGGAATGCAAAAACATTAACGGGTTGGGAAAAACAATTAGAAAATACAGATGTCTTAATCAATCTTGCAGGAAAATCTGTAGATTGCAGGTACAATGAAGAAAACAAAAAAACAATTCTTTCTTCCCGAATTGATAGCACAAAAATTCTAAACCAAGCTGTTTTGCAATGTGAGCATCCGCCTAAACATTGGTTAAACTCTTCCACATCTACCATTTATCGTCATTCTGAAGACAAACAGATGGATGAATATACAGGTGAAATTGGTGATGATTTTTCTATGAATGTAGCCAAATCTTGGGAACACGCTTTTTTTGAAACCGCAACGCCTAACACATTGAAAACCGCTTTACGAACTTCTATCGTATTAGGCAAAAAAGGAGGTGCTTTTCTACCGCTAAAAAACCTAACACAAATGGGATTTGGTGGTAAACAAGGAAACGGGAAACAATTCATCAGTTGGATACACGAAGAAGATTTTGCAAGGGCATTGGCATTTATCATCGAAAAAGAAATCACAGGAGTCATCAACATTGTTTCACCAACGCCTGTGCAAAACAAGACTTTTATGAAAACACTTCGAAAAGAAATGAATATCCCTTTTGGAACACCTCTAGGCAAGCGAATGTTAGAATTTGGTGCTAAAATCATAGGAACAGAAACTGAGTTGGTTTTAAAAAGCCGTAATGTGATTCCGAAGCGATTATTAGAAAATGGATTTGTTTTTAAATTTGGAGATTTGAGGGAGGCGTTTAAGGAATTGTTATATAAAAATAGTTACACAGAGTTCCACAAAGTAGGCACGAAGTTTCACAAAGAAAAATTACTATCAAGTAATAATTAACCTTAACCACAAGGAACACAAAGTAATCGTAATGTTCGCTAAAAAAACTTTGTGTAGCTCTGTGAATTAAACTTTGTGTGACTCTGTGTAACAAATAACTTGATAAAAATGACCACACTCCATCTAAAAACCATTATCAATTCAAAAATACAAACGGTATTCAACGCCTCTAGAAATTTAGATTTCCACAAAGAATCATTGGCATCTACCAATGAAAGAATAATCGCAGGAAAACAAAACGGACTTATAGAAGAAGGAGAAACAGTTACTTGGCGAGGAAAACATTTTGGATGCTATCTAACCCATAAAAGCTTAATAACTCAAATGAACAAATACGATTCGTTTACTGATGAAATGGTTGATGGACATTTTAAGTCTTTTGTTCATCATCAATTTATTGAACAAGGAAATATGACTTTAATGATAGACACGATTCATTATTCAGTTCCTTATGGATTGCTAGGCAGATTTTTTGATTTTTTGGTTTTGAAAAAATATTTGAGAAAATTGATTGAGGAAAGGAATGAGTTTTTGAAAATTAACTCATAATATTAAAATCAACAATTAAGTTTCCATTACTATCAAACATTTTTTTATCCGATAAAATAATTTTTTCATCCAACGGCATCTTCGAAAGTTTTTCAACAATTGTTCTTATAATTATTTCTCCTTCGGGCGTTGGTTTTGTAACCCCTTCTTCTAACATTCTTAAACGTATCTGATAAATACCTAAATAATGGGCAACATCAAAATAATTTCTAACTTTCATCTTCGAAAATTCTAAAAATAGTTTCTAATTCAAAAAGATTAAACACCCACCAAACAATCGGTATCGCTTCTACCCAAAACGACGTATAATATTTCAAACTATTGGGAGTGGCAAAAAACAAAGCCATAGCAATTAATACATTCGAAATTTGAAATTTAAAATTAAAATTCATTTCTAAACCTATAACTATCACCAACAAAACATACCCCAACCATTTTGTTTTCTTCACTCCTATTTGTTGCGGAATGGTTTGTAAACTTAAAGCATCTTTAGATAAATCGACTATTTCAAAAATAAGCATTAGTACAAATACAATCAGAAATCGTTGCAGGAAATATATCCATATCGATTCTCCAATCAACGTTTCTGAATAAAAAACAGGCAATAACACCGTTACAATTGCCCAACTTAATGCTACTAGATAAATTTTGACTCCACTCCAGTTTCTAAAGTTGGTCTTTTTAGGCACTATGGGCAGGGCATAAAACCCTGTGAGCAAC
Coding sequences:
- a CDS encoding TIGR01777 family oxidoreductase; this translates as MMKIVISAGTGFLGQVLVEYFKKDNNEIIVLTRGRAKTKDNVHYVHWNAKTLTGWEKQLENTDVLINLAGKSVDCRYNEENKKTILSSRIDSTKILNQAVLQCEHPPKHWLNSSTSTIYRHSEDKQMDEYTGEIGDDFSMNVAKSWEHAFFETATPNTLKTALRTSIVLGKKGGAFLPLKNLTQMGFGGKQGNGKQFISWIHEEDFARALAFIIEKEITGVINIVSPTPVQNKTFMKTLRKEMNIPFGTPLGKRMLEFGAKIIGTETELVLKSRNVIPKRLLENGFVFKFGDLREAFKELLYKNSYTEFHKVGTKFHKEKLLSSNN
- a CDS encoding SRPBCC family protein, whose amino-acid sequence is MTTLHLKTIINSKIQTVFNASRNLDFHKESLASTNERIIAGKQNGLIEEGETVTWRGKHFGCYLTHKSLITQMNKYDSFTDEMVDGHFKSFVHHQFIEQGNMTLMIDTIHYSVPYGLLGRFFDFLVLKKYLRKLIEERNEFLKINS